One Cyprinus carpio isolate SPL01 chromosome A16, ASM1834038v1, whole genome shotgun sequence genomic region harbors:
- the LOC109052566 gene encoding sterile alpha motif domain-containing protein 3-like gives MTLRIILTEADIRKVKLTSKPGSVEELISCLKNTLRLDYNFTLQFQDPEFDNELCNLTILSELPQKPTVKIIPVIELVPLSSGEMETSSDMLSDAPSTADTVLTLELPQEKRIPWPDIFLTPKFSVDVEFRLRQTNLIYLKDGTHIKVTKELKHDILQKLAETIYSCKAYPTTEDLRAVAKALVNTHPCLQEPGSPSGYCGWTNSLKDKMGNYRSKMRSLGHTDVMVNAGKRRRYSTSSDPPNKNIKKPRKGEVNYLPDLPDGQDASSLEMLRQQLADEMKRKNPDAIFINQKMDMTLSLRRKDVVINKPPVSQILQCWPALFRESQVYQELSRVVGKNLKQELYGSLDRHCPQLIQIFRSKRGLAGQILSDLLQQAKTSDIADMLFVAMRGLPVLLGDDQTKFFKACFASDDGDSYQHVPVGILSLENEDVALQPMSLRLHPSSVGIILEGNVVMDNLDNIPQAMCLLFGLTYALHLDYPKCMCNTFLFIQQVLLGLGKKELKGKILAVTNQLTM, from the exons ATGACTTTGCGAATTATTCTTACAGAAGCTGATATCAGAAAAGTAAAGCTGACATCAAAGCCAGGCTCAGTTGAAGAATTAAttagttgtttaaaaaatactctGAGACTGGACTACAATTTTACTTTACAGTTTCAAGATCCCGAGTTTGATAACGAACTTTGCAATCTGACCATTTTGTCAGAGCTCCCTCAGAAGCCAACTGTGAAAATCATTCCGGTGATTGAATTGGTGCCACTCTCTTCAGGTGAAATGGAGACATCAAGTGATATGTTGAGTGATGCTCCAAGTACTGCAGACACAGTATTGACCTTGGAATTACCCCAGGAAAAGAGAATCCCATGGCCTGATATCTTTTTGACTCCAAAATTCTCTGTCGATGTTGAATTTAGGCTGCGTCAAACAAATTTAATCTACTTGAAAGATGGAACGCACATAAAAGTGACAAAGGAATTGAAACATGACATTCTTCAGAAACTTGCAGAGACCATATATTCCTGCAAAGCATACCCAACTACTGAGGATCTACGAGCTGTTGCAAAGGCACTGGTCAATACTCACCCCTGCCTTCAAGAACCAGGATCGCCTTCTGGATACTGTGGATGGACAAACAGTTTGAAAGACAAAATGGGAAATTACCGATCCAAAATGAGGAGCCTTGGACACACAGACGTCATGGTTAATGCTGGGAAAAGAAGAAGATACTCTACGAGCAGTGATCCACCTAACAAGAACATTAAGAAGCCAAGGAAAGGGGAGGTCAACTACTTACCTGACCTCCCAGATGGGCAGGATGCTTCCAGTCTTGAAATGCTCAGACAGCAGTTGGCGgatgaaatgaagagaaaaaacCCTGATGCCATCTTTATTAATCAGAAGATGGACATGACTCTGTCTTTGAGGAGAAAGGATGTTGTGATCAACAAGCCTCCTGTAAGCCAAATACTTCAATGTTGGCCTGCACTTTTTAGAGAAAGTCAG GTGTATCAAGAATTAAGCCGGGTGGTTGGGAAGAACCTTAAGCAAGAATTGTATGGGTCTCTTGATCGTCACTGTCCACAACTGATTCAGATCTTCAGGTCAAAGAGAGGTCTCGCCGGGCAGATTTTGAGCGATCTTCTGCAACAAGCCAAG ACCTCTGATATCGCTGACATGCTATTTGTTGCCATGAGAGGGCTTCCAGTACTTCTTGGTGATGACCAAACTAAGTTCTTCAAAGCATGCTTT GCTTCTGATGATGGAGACTCGTACCAACATGTGCCAGTTGGAATCCTCAGCTTAGAAAATGAAGATGTGGCTCTGCAACCCATGTCCCTCCGTCTCCACCCATCCTCGGTGGGAATCATCTTGGAGGGGAATGTTGTAATGGACAATTTAGACAACATACCCCAGGCCATGTGTCTTCTTTTTGGTTTAACTTATGCACTGCACCTAGACTACCCAAAGTGCATGTGCAACACCTTTCTTTTCATTCAGCAAGTTTTGCTAGGTTTAGGCAAGAAGGAGTTGAAGGGCAAGATTCTGGCTGTTACAAATCAGCTAACCATGTAA
- the LOC109071918 gene encoding aromatic-L-amino-acid decarboxylase has translation MDAAEFRRRGKEMVDYVADYLENIEKRQVYPDVEPGYLRSLIPEEAPEEAESYEDVVKDIERVIMPGVTHWHSPYFYAYFPTANSFPSLLADMLCGAIGCIGFSWAASPACTELETVMLDWLGKMLKLPADFLAGTEGRGGGVIQGTASEATLIALLAARSKIIKLIQADHPDRSETDIISKLVAYSSDQAHSSVERAGLIAGVKMKKIPTDNKFSVRGDALQKVLEEDRAAGLIPFFFCATLGTTPSCAFDCITELGPICNAVEIWMHIDAAYAGSAFICPEFRPLLNGIEFADSFNFNPHKWLLVNFDCSAMWVKKRSDIIGAFKIEPLYLKHDHQESGLVTDYRHWQIPLGRRFRSLKMWFVFRMYGLKGLQAYIRKHVGLAKEFESLVRADQRFEISADVVLGLVCFRLKGSNELNETLLKRINNARNIHLVPCQLAGKFVLRFAVCARTTESRHIQEAWCHISHLASELLQELPHTTVVGITC, from the exons ATGGATGCTGCAGAGTTCCGGAGACGTGGGAAGGAGATGGTGGACTATGTGGCCGATTATTTAGAGAACATTGAGAAGAGGCAGGTTTACCCTGATGTGGAACCTGGATATCTCAGGTCGCTGATTCCTGAGGAGGCCCCGGAGGAGGCGGAGAGCTATGAGGATGTGGTCAAAGACATAGAGAGGGTCATCATGCCAGGG GTGACACACTGGCACAGCCCGTACTTCTATGCATACTTTCCTACTGCCAACTCTTTTCCTTCACTGCTGGCAGATATGCTGTGTGGGGCCATTGGCTGCATTGGATTCTCTtgg gcAGCAAGTCCCGCCTGTACAGAGTTGGAGACAGTGATGCTGGACTGGCTGGGAAAGATGCTGAAGCTACCAGCAGATTTTCTTGCTGGTACAGAAGGCAGAGGGGGAGGGGTCATCCAG GGCACTGCCAGTGAAGCCACTCTCATAGCTCTTCTTGCTGCTCGTTCCAAAATCATCAAACTGATCCAGGCTGACCATCCGGACCGATCTGAGACAGACATTATATCCAAACTAGTTGCCTACTCATCTGATCAG GCGCACTCATCGGTGGAGAGGGCAGGTTTAATAGCTGGAGTAAAGATGAAGAAAATTCCCACCGACAATAAGTTTTCTGTGCGAGGAGATGCACTGCAGAAAGTTCTAGAAGAGGACAGAGCTGCAGGACTCATACCATTTTTT TTTTGTGCAACACTGGGAACTACTCCATCATGTGCATTCGACTGCATCACTGAGCTCGGCCCTATAT GTAATGCAGTGGAAATCTGGATGCACATTGATGCTGCGTATGCTGGGAGTGCATTTATCTGTCCAGAGTTCAGACCCCTGCTGAATGGCATAGAG TTTGCAGACTCTTTCAATTTCAATCCTCATAAATGGCTCCTGGTCAACTTTGACTGCTCAGCAATGTG GGTGAAGAAAAGATCAGACATCATTGGAGCATTTAAAATAGAGCCGCTTTATCTGAAGCATGATCACCAAGAGTCAG GACTTGTCACTGATTATAGA CACTGGCAGATCCCATTGGGTCGTAGGTTCCGCTCTCTCAAGATGTGGTTTGTATTCCGAATGTACGGACTCAAAGGTCTCCAAGCCTACATCCGCAAG CATGTAGGGCTGGCCAAAGAGTTTGAGTCTTTGGTGAGAGCTGATCAACGCTTCGAGATCTCAGCTGATGTTGTGTTGGGCCTCGTCTGCTTTAGACTCAAG GGCTccaatgaattaaatgaaactcTATTGAAGAGGATCAACAATGCACGTAATATCCATCTGGTACCGTGCCAACTGGCAGGCAAGTTTGTTCTGCGGTTTGCCGTGTGTGCCCGTACTACTGAGTCACGGCATATTCAGGAGGCCTGGTGCCACATCAGCCACCTGGCATCAGAGCTGCTTCAAGAACTGCCCCACACCACTGTGGTGGGCATCACATGTTAA